A genomic window from Silene latifolia isolate original U9 population chromosome 11, ASM4854445v1, whole genome shotgun sequence includes:
- the LOC141612892 gene encoding uncharacterized protein LOC141612892: MGEAGCGMGMVIRDHNRRVERMGVQQVRDRWNPEIAEAMAAAFGLKTAHQMGLDNVVLESDCLELITMLKAKFFPTNYFGRLGKVVSVLASEFACVSFNFIRRDGNSVAHELAHLLPIDYATRYWVGTIPERVELFVELNALDLPG; this comes from the coding sequence ATGGGTGAAGCGGGGTGTGGTATGGGGATGGTGATACGTGACCATAATAGGAGAGTGGAACGTATGGGGGTTCAACAAGTTCGAGATAGGTGGAACCCGGAAATAGCTGAAGCTATGGCGGCAGCATTTGGTTTGAAGACGGCACATCAAATGGGCCTTGATAACGTGGTGCTAGAGTCCGACTGTTTGGAGCTGATAACTATGCTTAAGGCGAAGTTCTTCCCGACAAACTATTTTGGAAGATTGGGGAAAGTAGTCTCTGTTTTAGCTAGTGAATTTGCTTGtgttagttttaattttattcgTAGAGATGGAAATTCTGTAGCTCACGAGTTGGCCCACCTATTACCGATTGACTATGCTACTCGGTATTGGGTGGGAACGATCCCGGAGCGAGTTGAACTGTTTGTAGAGCTTAATGCTCTTGATTTACCAGGTTAA